The proteins below come from a single Eubacterium limosum genomic window:
- a CDS encoding HD domain-containing phosphohydrolase — protein sequence MGEDRRSDIIQGGDAVRIVRKTLGLVDERLVNHGERVGYMLYQMLRDSERYSEKEALEIFNLGVFHDIGAYKTDEIDKMVKFEADNVWEHSIYGYLFLKYLSPLKEQAEAILFHHLNYDRYDKVESDFKDIALMIKLTDRVDISMQSHGGAFDLAEITDGAGSRFAPEHVELFLKTNAKFQIIESLNSGAYEQEIEEIQKKLVLSPADIDLYLQMLAYSIDFRSEYTVTHTVTTVGISVEIARLLNYSAEDKQRIYYGALLHDVGKIAIPLEILEYPGKLSPQAMKIMKTHVQISEDILRGAVADDVCEIAIRHHEKLDGLGYHRGLSAAELTEGQRIVAVADVLSALRQRRSYKEAFPKEKIIEVLKEQSEKGKLCPAICDLVIGHYDVVMANADSSCEAFLSVYDNLMLEYERIYNLVSKL from the coding sequence ATGGGAGAAGATAGAAGGTCAGATATTATCCAGGGCGGAGACGCGGTCCGGATCGTGAGAAAAACCCTTGGACTGGTGGATGAGCGGTTGGTGAACCATGGAGAACGGGTCGGCTATATGCTGTATCAGATGCTCAGGGACAGTGAACGCTACAGCGAAAAGGAAGCGCTTGAAATCTTTAATCTCGGTGTTTTCCATGACATCGGTGCGTATAAAACTGACGAGATTGACAAAATGGTCAAGTTTGAGGCAGACAATGTATGGGAACACTCAATTTACGGCTACCTGTTTTTAAAATATCTGTCGCCGTTGAAGGAGCAGGCAGAGGCAATTCTGTTCCATCATCTGAATTATGACCGCTATGATAAAGTGGAAAGTGATTTTAAGGATATTGCTCTGATGATCAAGCTGACAGACCGCGTAGACATCAGTATGCAGAGCCACGGCGGGGCTTTTGATTTAGCGGAAATTACAGATGGGGCAGGCAGCCGGTTTGCTCCGGAGCATGTGGAGCTGTTTTTAAAGACCAACGCGAAATTCCAGATTATTGAAAGTTTAAACAGCGGCGCCTATGAACAGGAAATAGAGGAGATTCAGAAAAAGCTGGTACTGTCACCAGCGGATATCGACCTTTATCTGCAGATGCTGGCGTATTCCATCGACTTCAGAAGTGAGTACACGGTTACCCATACGGTAACCACTGTGGGAATCAGCGTTGAAATTGCCCGCCTTCTGAACTATTCCGCCGAGGACAAGCAAAGAATTTATTATGGCGCGCTGCTTCACGATGTGGGTAAAATCGCCATTCCCCTTGAAATATTGGAGTATCCCGGAAAGCTGAGTCCCCAGGCCATGAAGATTATGAAGACCCATGTACAGATTTCAGAGGATATCCTGCGGGGAGCTGTAGCTGACGATGTCTGTGAGATCGCGATACGGCACCATGAAAAGCTCGACGGCTTGGGCTATCACAGGGGGCTGTCCGCAGCGGAATTGACAGAAGGTCAGCGGATCGTAGCCGTTGCCGATGTGCTCAGCGCGCTGCGGCAGCGCAGGAGCTACAAGGAAGCCTTTCCAAAAGAAAAGATCATCGAGGTATTAAAAGAGCAGAGCGAAAAAGGCAAGCTCTGCCCGGCAATCTGTGATCTGGTGATCGGCCATTACGATGTGGTGATGGCAAACGCGGACAGCAGCTGTGAGGCTTTCTTAAGCGTATATGATAATCTGATGCTTGAATATGAGCGGATCTACAATCTGGTCAGTAAGCTATAA
- a CDS encoding DUF4256 domain-containing protein — MANFKKTLMPEQAEALFKILQERFIKNMDRHENLEWEKLRIKLEEHPEKMWSLNAMEESGGEPDVIEYDVETDRFIFYDCSKESPLGRRKLCYDQEALENRKANKPEGSALAAASAMGIELLTEAQYRALQQKGDFDTKTSSWVLTPPDIRNRGGALFCDRRYNHVFVYHNGAESYYAARGFRGLLCV; from the coding sequence ATGGCAAATTTTAAAAAAACGCTTATGCCTGAGCAGGCAGAAGCGCTATTTAAAATACTACAGGAACGTTTTATAAAAAATATGGACCGTCATGAAAATCTTGAATGGGAGAAGCTGCGCATAAAGCTGGAAGAACATCCGGAAAAAATGTGGTCTCTTAACGCCATGGAGGAAAGCGGCGGTGAGCCGGATGTCATTGAATACGATGTTGAAACGGACCGCTTCATTTTTTACGACTGCTCAAAAGAAAGCCCGTTGGGCCGCAGAAAGCTATGCTATGATCAGGAAGCGCTGGAAAACAGAAAGGCAAACAAGCCGGAAGGCAGCGCTTTAGCCGCCGCGTCTGCCATGGGTATTGAGCTGTTGACAGAAGCGCAATACCGTGCGTTACAGCAAAAGGGGGATTTTGACACTAAAACCTCCAGCTGGGTTCTAACACCGCCAGACATAAGAAACCGGGGCGGCGCTCTTTTTTGTGACCGGCGCTATAACCATGTTTTTGTTTACCACAACGGTGCAGAATCCTATTATGCTGCAAGAGGGTTCCGGGGACTGCTGTGTGTATAA
- a CDS encoding serpin family protein, whose translation MKKGIAFALSAVIMLGIFTACTAKDNRKKDAGKVTPSAAPTPVSTPEPTPGMLISSGEGYSNFAAGLYAKSAEAREGNFLISPASAYFALAMTANGSDAETQKALELVLGMPVDQMNAACAQLIPELRMRSEDGGRLDIANSIWLNETLEARDDFINTAKEIYEAEIFEAALSESADDVNNWVSEKTNGMIPQMLDEEPGSDAAMLLLNALYFSGVWDTPFEESLTEDRVFYREDGTTVEHPFMNKYEDRMQYIKTENAEGIKLPYNNYRQSFIALRPTDGRNIHEFAAAFEKDTLKDALSRSESRAVNLYMPKFEQDYKIDMSDLLRDMGLEIIFDWNQADFSKMGTMNGYPLFVSKVIQKSAVRVDERGTEAAAATEVEMDVAALPMEDQKGPVELVLDSPYAYFIMDSESGIPLFMGVMGDPS comes from the coding sequence ATGAAAAAAGGAATCGCTTTCGCTCTGTCGGCTGTGATAATGCTTGGGATATTTACAGCCTGTACGGCAAAGGATAATAGGAAAAAAGACGCAGGGAAGGTGACGCCGAGTGCAGCGCCGACGCCTGTTTCTACACCGGAGCCTACGCCCGGTATGCTGATCAGCAGCGGTGAAGGGTACAGCAACTTTGCAGCGGGACTTTACGCAAAAAGCGCTGAAGCCCGGGAAGGCAATTTTCTGATCTCTCCAGCGTCAGCCTATTTCGCGCTGGCCATGACGGCAAACGGCTCGGACGCCGAGACACAGAAGGCTCTTGAACTGGTGCTCGGTATGCCGGTAGACCAGATGAATGCTGCCTGCGCACAGCTGATCCCAGAGCTCAGAATGCGTTCGGAGGATGGGGGAAGACTGGATATTGCCAACTCTATCTGGCTCAATGAGACATTGGAGGCCAGGGATGATTTTATCAATACGGCCAAAGAAATTTATGAAGCGGAAATATTTGAAGCGGCTCTCAGTGAATCCGCAGATGATGTCAACAACTGGGTATCGGAGAAAACCAATGGAATGATTCCGCAGATGCTGGATGAGGAGCCTGGGAGCGATGCCGCCATGCTTTTGCTCAATGCCTTGTATTTTAGCGGTGTCTGGGATACGCCCTTTGAGGAGAGCCTTACAGAGGACCGTGTATTCTACAGAGAAGACGGAACAACTGTGGAGCACCCCTTTATGAACAAGTATGAGGACAGGATGCAGTACATTAAGACAGAGAACGCCGAGGGGATCAAACTCCCTTACAATAATTACAGGCAGTCCTTTATTGCGCTTCGGCCAACAGATGGCAGAAATATCCATGAGTTTGCCGCAGCTTTTGAGAAGGATACGCTGAAAGATGCGCTGTCCAGGTCCGAGTCACGGGCAGTGAACCTTTATATGCCAAAATTTGAGCAGGATTATAAAATTGACATGAGTGATCTGCTCAGGGATATGGGGCTCGAGATAATTTTTGACTGGAATCAGGCGGATTTTTCTAAAATGGGAACGATGAACGGTTATCCTTTATTTGTCTCAAAGGTTATCCAGAAATCCGCTGTCAGGGTGGATGAGCGCGGAACAGAGGCCGCCGCAGCCACAGAGGTGGAAATGGATGTGGCGGCCCTGCCGATGGAAGACCAGAAGGGACCAGTAGAGCTGGTTCTGGATTCACCCTACGCTTACTTCATCATGGACAGCGAAAGCGGCATCCCGCTTTTTATGGGGGTCATGGGTGACCCTTCATAA
- a CDS encoding Lrp/AsnC family transcriptional regulator, which produces MFLSGLDETDQKIVNLLIKNARMSYSDIGEAVGLSRVAVKARISALEDRGIIEEYTTIINPQKISGAISCYFELEMEPPRFAEVVDILNQNDLVTQIYQVSGRSKLHVHAVAAGNEEMEDFLNRVIYTLPGVREMSCNVILSRIKDIKGLRL; this is translated from the coding sequence ATGTTTTTAAGCGGATTAGATGAAACAGACCAGAAGATTGTAAATTTGCTCATTAAGAACGCGCGGATGTCCTATTCGGATATCGGAGAGGCCGTTGGGCTGTCCCGGGTAGCAGTTAAGGCCAGGATCAGCGCGCTTGAAGACCGGGGAATTATCGAAGAATATACGACCATTATAAACCCTCAGAAGATCAGCGGAGCCATCTCTTGTTATTTTGAGCTGGAAATGGAGCCTCCCCGATTTGCGGAGGTGGTGGATATTCTGAACCAGAATGATCTGGTCACCCAGATTTATCAGGTGTCTGGCAGGAGCAAACTCCATGTCCACGCTGTGGCCGCGGGCAATGAGGAGATGGAAGATTTTTTAAACCGCGTGATCTATACCCTGCCAGGCGTCCGGGAGATGAGCTGTAATGTCATTTTATCACGCATTAAGGATATAAAAGGGCTGCGTTTGTAG
- a CDS encoding MATE family efflux transporter yields MQRDLTAGSVTKGMLLFAGPMILGNLLQQLYNVADTLIVGQFLGAGPLAAVGSSFTLMVFLTSIILGLCMGSSVVFSMLYGARREDDLKTSFFIAFVFIAAVTLMINTLAFAFIDPLLQALQIPSAILEDTRAYLLIIFGGIGFTFIYNYFASLLRGIGNSVVPLVFLAVSALLNIVLDLALILRFNMGVSGAALATITAQGVSAVSIGIYSFLKIPALRLKRAHLRFNRAIVQDVVQYSLLTCVQQSIMNFGILMIQGLVNSFGVSVMAAFAAAVKIDSFAYMPVQDFGNAFSTYIAQNYGAGKADRIQKGIRCAILTALVFCLFISVIVFFFGSALMLIFVRPEEAEIIAIGTGYLKIEGACYCGIGCLFLLYGLYRGIGRPGISVVLTVISLGTRVALAYLLAPLPAVGLLGIWWAIPIGWFLADITGLLYWRFRHRQLMPG; encoded by the coding sequence ATGCAAAGAGATTTGACTGCCGGAAGCGTCACAAAGGGCATGCTGTTGTTCGCCGGCCCCATGATTCTCGGCAACCTGCTTCAGCAGCTCTATAATGTGGCGGATACCCTTATCGTCGGCCAGTTCCTCGGGGCAGGTCCACTGGCGGCGGTCGGCTCCTCCTTTACCCTTATGGTATTTTTAACCTCCATTATTCTGGGGCTGTGCATGGGCAGCAGCGTTGTTTTTTCCATGCTCTATGGCGCAAGGCGCGAAGATGACCTGAAAACCAGTTTTTTTATTGCCTTTGTGTTCATCGCCGCAGTTACTCTTATGATCAACACTCTGGCCTTTGCCTTTATTGATCCTTTGCTGCAGGCACTGCAAATCCCCTCTGCTATCCTGGAAGACACCCGGGCTTACCTGCTCATTATTTTCGGCGGCATTGGCTTTACCTTTATCTATAATTACTTTGCCTCCCTGCTCCGGGGTATCGGCAACTCTGTGGTGCCGCTGGTCTTTCTGGCCGTTTCAGCTCTTTTAAACATTGTGCTTGATCTTGCTCTGATCCTGCGCTTTAATATGGGCGTCTCTGGCGCTGCCCTGGCCACCATTACAGCCCAGGGCGTCTCGGCGGTTTCCATTGGTATCTACAGCTTTCTGAAAATTCCAGCGCTCCGGCTGAAACGCGCACATCTCCGGTTTAACCGGGCCATTGTCCAGGATGTTGTGCAGTACTCCCTGCTGACTTGTGTCCAGCAGTCCATCATGAACTTCGGCATTCTCATGATCCAAGGGCTGGTCAACAGCTTTGGCGTATCGGTTATGGCGGCTTTTGCCGCGGCGGTAAAGATCGATTCCTTTGCCTACATGCCGGTACAGGACTTTGGCAATGCCTTTTCCACCTATATTGCCCAGAACTACGGCGCGGGAAAGGCTGACCGCATCCAGAAAGGTATCCGCTGCGCAATACTGACAGCGCTTGTATTCTGCCTCTTTATCTCTGTTATTGTCTTCTTTTTCGGCAGCGCTCTGATGCTGATCTTTGTAAGACCAGAGGAAGCAGAAATCATCGCCATCGGTACTGGCTATTTAAAAATCGAGGGGGCCTGCTACTGCGGCATCGGCTGTCTTTTCCTGCTCTACGGCCTTTACCGGGGTATTGGCCGTCCTGGTATTTCCGTGGTGCTCACAGTGATCTCCCTCGGCACACGGGTGGCGCTGGCCTACCTTCTGGCTCCGCTTCCCGCCGTCGGCCTCCTGGGAATCTGGTGGGCCATTCCCATCGGCTGGTTTTTAGCCGATATTACAGGGCTTCTCTACTGGCGATTCCGGCACAGGCAGCTCATGCCCGGATAA
- a CDS encoding 2-hydroxyacid dehydrogenase, with the protein MNIVLLESLAVDSETLEALVKPLTEAGHSFKAYERNDDPQVLIEEAKDADILMLANMPLKGEVIEACDHLKYIDVAFTGVDHVDLEAAKRKGVAVSNASGYSNESVAELAIEMMLSLLRNVPQMDARARDGKTKDGLVGSELKGKTVGIIGTGAIGSRTAELCRAFGCRVVAYNGFGSGKNKPDYITYMPLKEMLEQSDIVTLHCPLTEQSRGMINAETIAYMKPTAYLINAARGPVVDSQALADALNSDKIAGAGIDVLEMEPPFPSEHPLLKAKHTIITPHIAFASKESMKIRADIVFKNIETWMAGEQQNIIL; encoded by the coding sequence ATGAACATTGTATTATTAGAATCCCTGGCAGTTGACAGTGAAACGCTGGAAGCGCTGGTAAAGCCCCTGACAGAAGCGGGCCATAGCTTTAAAGCCTATGAGCGAAATGACGATCCGCAGGTCCTGATTGAAGAGGCAAAGGACGCCGATATCCTGATGCTTGCCAATATGCCGTTGAAGGGTGAAGTAATCGAAGCCTGTGACCATCTTAAATATATTGATGTTGCCTTTACCGGGGTAGACCATGTGGATCTGGAAGCCGCTAAAAGAAAGGGCGTGGCAGTCAGCAACGCCTCAGGCTACTCCAACGAGTCTGTCGCTGAACTGGCCATCGAAATGATGCTTTCCCTGCTGCGCAATGTCCCTCAGATGGATGCCCGGGCCCGTGATGGGAAAACCAAGGATGGCCTGGTGGGCAGTGAGCTCAAGGGAAAAACCGTTGGTATTATCGGTACTGGAGCTATTGGGAGCCGCACTGCTGAGCTGTGCCGTGCCTTTGGCTGCAGGGTCGTTGCCTACAATGGCTTTGGCAGCGGTAAAAACAAGCCGGATTATATCACCTACATGCCTTTAAAGGAAATGCTTGAGCAGTCCGATATTGTCACACTCCATTGCCCGCTGACAGAGCAGTCGCGGGGGATGATCAACGCTGAAACCATCGCTTACATGAAACCTACCGCTTACCTGATTAATGCTGCAAGAGGGCCGGTTGTCGATTCACAGGCACTGGCCGACGCGCTGAACAGTGATAAAATTGCCGGAGCTGGCATTGACGTTCTGGAAATGGAACCGCCATTTCCGTCAGAGCATCCGCTGCTTAAGGCAAAACACACCATCATTACGCCGCATATTGCTTTTGCCAGCAAAGAGTCGATGAAGATCCGGGCGGATATTGTCTTCAAAAATATCGAAACCTGGATGGCAGGGGAACAGCAGAATATTATTCTGTAA
- a CDS encoding ATP-binding cassette domain-containing protein, producing the protein MNENKLVEVRELKKYYMLDKHTTVKAVDDVSFDILKGEIFGLVGESGSGKSTTGKALMHLFEPTGGSVCFDGMEISDKSVYRKNRRRITGEMQMIFQDAASAVNTRMTIGEIIAEPFRIRSRKAGKRELREKAAELMALTGLSSSVMDRYPSEFSGGQLQRACIARALALNPKLIIADEPIASLDVSIQAQIVNLFKKLQEECRLTFLFIAHDLAMVRYISDRIGVMHRGRLVELAPGKELFSYPVHPYTQSLIEAIPVPDPGAAKNHRHAGYQPERGGGQPVWHEVSPGHFVFAAG; encoded by the coding sequence ATGAATGAGAATAAGCTGGTTGAAGTCCGGGAGCTTAAAAAATATTACATGCTGGACAAGCATACCACCGTCAAGGCAGTGGACGATGTTTCTTTTGATATACTCAAAGGCGAAATTTTTGGGCTGGTGGGCGAGAGCGGCTCAGGAAAATCGACAACAGGTAAGGCGCTGATGCACCTTTTTGAGCCGACCGGTGGCTCCGTCTGTTTTGACGGCATGGAAATTTCAGATAAATCTGTCTACAGGAAAAACCGCCGGCGCATTACCGGAGAAATGCAGATGATTTTTCAAGACGCGGCGTCAGCGGTCAATACCCGTATGACTATTGGTGAGATCATCGCCGAGCCTTTTAGAATACGCAGCAGAAAAGCAGGAAAAAGAGAGCTTCGGGAAAAAGCGGCCGAGCTCATGGCACTCACTGGTCTCAGCAGCAGTGTGATGGACCGCTATCCCTCGGAGTTTTCCGGCGGCCAGCTTCAGCGGGCCTGCATCGCCCGGGCGCTGGCCTTAAATCCAAAGCTGATCATCGCCGACGAGCCCATCGCTTCTCTCGATGTTTCCATTCAGGCACAGATTGTGAACCTTTTTAAAAAGCTGCAGGAGGAATGCCGCCTGACCTTTCTGTTTATCGCCCATGACCTGGCAATGGTGCGCTATATCAGTGACCGTATCGGCGTAATGCACCGCGGCAGGCTGGTGGAGCTGGCGCCAGGAAAGGAACTGTTCAGCTATCCGGTACACCCCTACACCCAAAGCCTGATCGAGGCCATTCCCGTTCCGGACCCCGGAGCAGCTAAAAACCACAGACACGCCGGGTATCAGCCTGAGAGGGGCGGGGGACAGCCGGTCTGGCATGAGGTGTCACCGGGACACTTTGTTTTTGCAGCCGGGTGA
- a CDS encoding ABC transporter ATP-binding protein has protein sequence MTTLLEIKNLSVNIATDQGDVHAVRDVSLSLEPGETLAIVGESGCGKSVFCKSILGILPARAGIAGGEILFKGRDLTGLSEKELEAVRGEEISMIFQDPVSSLNPTMSIGSQIVEAVRAHQKIGRAEARKLAVSLMKQVGIDAAEKRFDQYPHHFSGGMLQRSVIAMALACGPDVLIADEPTTALDVTIQSQILELLKEIQKRTGVAILFITHDLGVVARMADRVAVMYAGKLAELGTADDVFYDPRHPYTWGLLSSLPSTDGGEETLNPIPGTPPDLIHPPRGDAFAPRNPYALAIDYEEAPPMFKISDTHYAATWLLDPRAPRIEPPVRVENGRVIKRQEAF, from the coding sequence ATGACAACATTACTGGAGATTAAAAATCTGTCTGTCAATATCGCCACAGACCAGGGCGATGTTCACGCAGTGCGGGACGTGAGCCTGTCACTGGAGCCCGGGGAAACGCTGGCCATTGTGGGCGAATCAGGCTGTGGAAAGTCTGTGTTCTGCAAAAGTATTCTGGGGATTCTGCCGGCAAGGGCAGGGATAGCTGGCGGTGAAATTCTTTTTAAAGGCAGGGATCTCACAGGGCTTTCAGAGAAAGAGCTGGAAGCGGTTCGGGGAGAAGAAATCTCTATGATTTTCCAGGATCCTGTATCCTCCTTAAACCCGACCATGTCTATTGGCAGCCAGATTGTGGAGGCGGTAAGGGCACACCAGAAAATTGGCCGGGCTGAGGCGAGAAAGCTGGCAGTTTCGCTGATGAAGCAGGTTGGCATTGACGCGGCGGAAAAACGTTTTGATCAGTATCCCCATCATTTTTCCGGAGGCATGCTTCAAAGAAGTGTCATTGCCATGGCGTTGGCCTGCGGCCCGGATGTTTTGATTGCCGATGAGCCGACAACCGCGCTGGACGTCACCATCCAGTCCCAGATACTGGAGCTGCTTAAAGAAATACAGAAGCGGACAGGCGTGGCAATCCTGTTTATCACCCATGACCTGGGAGTGGTGGCAAGGATGGCAGACCGGGTAGCAGTGATGTATGCCGGCAAGCTGGCAGAGCTGGGGACTGCCGACGATGTTTTTTATGACCCGCGTCACCCATATACCTGGGGGCTGCTGTCATCGCTGCCTTCCACTGATGGTGGTGAGGAAACCCTGAACCCAATCCCCGGTACGCCGCCGGATTTGATCCATCCGCCCAGAGGTGACGCTTTTGCGCCGCGAAACCCCTATGCGCTGGCCATTGACTATGAGGAAGCGCCGCCTATGTTTAAAATATCCGATACGCACTACGCAGCAACCTGGCTGCTGGACCCGCGGGCACCCAGGATCGAGCCGCCTGTGCGGGTGGAGAACGGCCGGGTCATCAAGCGACAGGAGGCCTTTTGA
- a CDS encoding ABC transporter substrate-binding protein: MKKMKKLLALGIALVMTATVFAGCGSKTAGTDTKDGNTLVYGSQDYTAINPALYEHGEINLLLFAGLTAHDENDKVIPGMAESWDWNAADNTYTFHIREGITWQDGEKFTANDVKFTLEAIMNPDNASEIASNYEDITKIEVPDDQTVKISLKAPNIAMLDYLTIGILPAHLLEGKDLATDDFNRNPIGTGPYKLVSWDEGQSITMEKFDNYYGGAPKIDKVIFKIVEDTKARAMQLKSGELDMAQVPPNDARQFEGNDEFKIYDMKTADYRGILYNFNNDLFKNNRELPNALSYAIDRQAIIDSVLLGEGQLAYSPLQAGPYNNPDIEKFDYNPAKAQEMLEAAGWKKGSDGVYAKNGTRLAFKINIAEGDQVRVDIANVAAQNLKDIGVDATVSVNAETDWAGQETYLIGWGSPFDPDDHTYKVFGTDKGSNYSGYSNPKVDELLQKARETDNDAQRMEYYKAFQEELTKDMPYTFIAYVDAIYVAKANIQGITPDTILGHHGVGIFWNIADWTLN, from the coding sequence ATGAAGAAAATGAAAAAGCTGCTGGCGCTGGGCATCGCTCTGGTGATGACAGCAACAGTATTTGCAGGCTGTGGCAGTAAGACAGCCGGCACAGACACGAAGGATGGCAATACGCTGGTATATGGCAGCCAGGATTATACAGCGATCAATCCAGCGCTGTATGAGCACGGAGAAATCAACTTGCTTCTGTTTGCAGGCCTGACCGCCCACGATGAAAATGACAAGGTCATTCCGGGAATGGCAGAGAGCTGGGATTGGAACGCGGCGGATAATACCTACACTTTCCACATCCGGGAGGGTATTACCTGGCAGGACGGGGAGAAGTTTACCGCCAATGATGTCAAGTTTACCCTCGAAGCGATTATGAATCCGGATAATGCTTCGGAAATTGCTTCAAACTATGAGGACATCACAAAAATTGAAGTGCCGGATGATCAAACCGTCAAAATTTCCCTTAAAGCGCCAAACATTGCGATGCTGGATTACCTGACCATCGGTATTTTGCCGGCACACCTGCTGGAGGGCAAGGATCTGGCAACGGATGATTTTAACCGTAACCCCATTGGCACTGGCCCTTACAAGCTGGTATCCTGGGATGAAGGCCAGAGCATTACCATGGAAAAATTTGACAACTACTATGGGGGCGCGCCAAAAATCGACAAGGTTATCTTCAAAATTGTCGAGGACACCAAAGCCCGTGCCATGCAGCTGAAATCCGGGGAACTGGACATGGCGCAGGTACCGCCGAACGACGCCAGGCAGTTTGAGGGCAACGATGAATTTAAAATTTACGATATGAAGACAGCCGACTACCGTGGGATTTTATATAATTTTAACAATGACCTGTTTAAAAACAACCGCGAGCTTCCAAACGCGCTGAGCTATGCCATTGACCGCCAGGCTATCATTGATTCTGTACTGCTGGGTGAGGGACAGCTCGCTTACTCACCGCTTCAGGCAGGGCCTTACAATAACCCAGACATCGAAAAATTTGATTATAACCCGGCAAAAGCCCAGGAAATGCTGGAGGCTGCCGGATGGAAAAAAGGCAGCGACGGCGTTTATGCGAAAAACGGAACACGTCTGGCGTTTAAAATCAACATTGCAGAAGGCGATCAGGTGCGTGTGGATATTGCCAATGTCGCAGCCCAGAATCTGAAGGATATCGGGGTGGACGCCACAGTTTCCGTCAACGCTGAGACCGACTGGGCCGGTCAGGAAACCTATCTCATCGGCTGGGGAAGCCCCTTTGACCCGGACGATCACACCTACAAGGTTTTCGGGACAGACAAGGGCTCAAATTACAGCGGATACTCCAATCCCAAGGTGGACGAGCTGCTCCAGAAGGCCCGCGAAACAGACAATGACGCGCAGAGAATGGAATACTACAAGGCTTTCCAGGAAGAGCTGACAAAGGATATGCCTTATACTTTCATCGCCTATGTAGACGCCATCTATGTGGCCAAGGCCAATATTCAGGGGATTACCCCGGATACCATTTTAGGCCATCACGGCGTTGGTATTTTCTGGAATATTGCGGACTGGACTTTAAATTAA
- a CDS encoding ABC transporter permease yields MKNEAFEVVGPDYKSMEQAVVPPAKGRLERLKGMPFAAVTLLAAIVLGCVFCEAVINHDPTYMDLANRAVPPGSQFYFGTDMMGRDIFSMIWYGGRISLFIGLAATALSTLIAVVYGSISGLSSEWVDDGMMRFTEIILSIPSILIVIFIQAIIGQTGPLTIAFVIGITSWMNISKIVRSEVRQIRNADYILAAKTMDGDFFYILRRHLLPNFVSSIMFMVVTNIGAAIGTEATLSFLGIGLPVEIISWGSMLSNADQALLSNDWWIILIPGLFLVVTLVSITDIGNYIRKRNNRGMREI; encoded by the coding sequence GTGAAAAACGAAGCCTTTGAAGTGGTTGGGCCAGACTACAAGTCGATGGAGCAGGCGGTAGTACCTCCTGCCAAAGGACGTCTGGAACGCCTGAAGGGCATGCCCTTTGCGGCAGTTACGCTCCTGGCCGCCATTGTTCTGGGATGTGTATTCTGTGAGGCAGTCATAAACCATGACCCGACCTATATGGATCTGGCAAACCGGGCAGTACCGCCAGGCAGTCAGTTTTATTTTGGCACAGATATGATGGGGCGGGATATTTTTTCCATGATCTGGTACGGCGGGCGCATTTCCCTGTTTATCGGTCTGGCGGCCACAGCGCTTTCAACGCTGATCGCTGTTGTTTACGGCAGTATCAGCGGCCTTTCAAGTGAGTGGGTCGATGATGGAATGATGCGGTTCACGGAAATTATTTTGAGTATCCCGTCCATTTTGATCGTCATTTTTATCCAGGCCATCATCGGACAGACAGGCCCCCTGACCATTGCTTTTGTCATTGGCATTACCAGTTGGATGAACATTTCAAAAATTGTGCGCAGCGAGGTCAGGCAGATCCGCAATGCGGATTATATTCTGGCAGCAAAAACAATGGACGGAGACTTCTTCTATATTTTGAGGCGGCATCTGCTGCCAAACTTTGTATCGTCCATTATGTTCATGGTCGTCACAAATATTGGCGCGGCGATCGGGACAGAGGCGACGCTGAGCTTTTTGGGCATTGGGCTTCCCGTTGAAATTATTTCCTGGGGGAGCATGCTGTCAAACGCCGATCAGGCGCTTTTATCAAATGACTGGTGGATTATTCTGATACCGGGGCTTTTCCTGGTGGTGACACTGGTCAGTATTACGGATATCGGAAATTATATCCGTAAACGCAATAACCGCGGTATGCGGGAAATTTAG